One Aphelocoma coerulescens isolate FSJ_1873_10779 chromosome 8, UR_Acoe_1.0, whole genome shotgun sequence genomic region harbors:
- the LOC138113745 gene encoding uncharacterized protein isoform X6: protein MERQAKETLLRFPYIPKKEARTVAWSNLKFISHLYLQSCKLLEHLCYTAQENYLNKAVQTHVWNVCRQTNRMSVIPFPSALWSWIHVTRSYHFRLLMLCPVHLNPPETEILQVLLNADCCNALSSGQESQESTFTCRGEVWIQTSAGSLFFHLPGRPGLHQDQIPCQK, encoded by the exons ATGGAAAGACAAGCCAAGGAGACCTTGCTCAG gtTTCCTTACATTCCAAAAAAAGAGGCCAGAACAGTAGCTTGGAGTAATTTGAAGTTTATCTCCCACTTATACCTTCAGTCTTGTAAACTTCTTGAGCATCTCTGTTACACCGCTCAAGAAAATTACCTGAACAAAGCTGTCCAAACACATGTATGGAATGTATGCAGACAGACAAACAGAATGTCTGTGATTCCATTTCCCTCTGCACTGTGGAGCTGGATTCATGTCACCAG GTCTTATCACTTCAGGTTACTTATGCTGTGTCCAGTCCACTTGAACCCTCCGGAGACAGAGATTCTGCAAGTTCTGCTGAATGCTGATTGCTGCAATGCCTTG AGCTCAGGCCAGGAGAGCCAAGAAAGCACTT TTACTTGCAGAGGAGAGGTCTGGATCCAGACGAGTGCTGGGAGCCTCTTCTTCCATCTTCCTGGGAGACCTGGGCTGCACCAGGATCAGATCCCCTGCCAGAAATGA
- the LOC138113745 gene encoding uncharacterized protein isoform X5, producing the protein MERQAKETLLRFPYIPKKEARTVAWSNLKFISHLYLQSCKLLEHLCYTAQENYLNKAVQTHVWNVCRQTNRMSVIPFPSALWSWIHVTRSYHFRLLMLCPVHLNPPETEILQVLLNADCCNALAVAVLLSAGAAGRGWDTPHRTWPEKLLNMASEIAGCDRSQGDTNVYMVL; encoded by the exons ATGGAAAGACAAGCCAAGGAGACCTTGCTCAG gtTTCCTTACATTCCAAAAAAAGAGGCCAGAACAGTAGCTTGGAGTAATTTGAAGTTTATCTCCCACTTATACCTTCAGTCTTGTAAACTTCTTGAGCATCTCTGTTACACCGCTCAAGAAAATTACCTGAACAAAGCTGTCCAAACACATGTATGGAATGTATGCAGACAGACAAACAGAATGTCTGTGATTCCATTTCCCTCTGCACTGTGGAGCTGGATTCATGTCACCAG GTCTTATCACTTCAGGTTACTTATGCTGTGTCCAGTCCACTTGAACCCTCCGGAGACAGAGATTCTGCAAGTTCTGCTGAATGCTGATTGCTGCAATGCCTTG gctgtggctgtgctcctgagtgccggggctgcgggcaggGGATGGGACACACCTCACAGGACATGGCCTGAGAAGCTCCTGAATATGGCATCAGAAATTGCTGGATGTGACAGATCACAAGGTGACACAAATGTATACATGGTGCTGTGA
- the LOC138113745 gene encoding uncharacterized protein isoform X9, with translation MERQAKETLLRFPYIPKKEARTVAWSNLKFISHLYLQSCKLLEHLCYTAQENYLNKAVQTHVWNVCRQTNRMSVIPFPSALWSWIHVTRSYHFRLLMLCPVHLNPPETEILQVLLNADCCNALL, from the exons ATGGAAAGACAAGCCAAGGAGACCTTGCTCAG gtTTCCTTACATTCCAAAAAAAGAGGCCAGAACAGTAGCTTGGAGTAATTTGAAGTTTATCTCCCACTTATACCTTCAGTCTTGTAAACTTCTTGAGCATCTCTGTTACACCGCTCAAGAAAATTACCTGAACAAAGCTGTCCAAACACATGTATGGAATGTATGCAGACAGACAAACAGAATGTCTGTGATTCCATTTCCCTCTGCACTGTGGAGCTGGATTCATGTCACCAG GTCTTATCACTTCAGGTTACTTATGCTGTGTCCAGTCCACTTGAACCCTCCGGAGACAGAGATTCTGCAAGTTCTGCTGAATGCTGATTGCTGCAATGCCTTG CTCTAA
- the LOC138113745 gene encoding uncharacterized protein isoform X2, producing MERQAKETLLRFPYIPKKEARTVAWSNLKFISHLYLQSCKLLEHLCYTAQENYLNKAVQTHVWNVCRQTNRMSVIPFPSALWSWIHVTRSYHFRLLMLCPVHLNPPETEILQVLLNADCCNALSSGQESQESTCEYFCGKVLLSETCIKDTVDAFCFGPSYLQRRGLDPDECWEPLLPSSWETWAAPGSDPLPEMNGGCFV from the exons ATGGAAAGACAAGCCAAGGAGACCTTGCTCAG gtTTCCTTACATTCCAAAAAAAGAGGCCAGAACAGTAGCTTGGAGTAATTTGAAGTTTATCTCCCACTTATACCTTCAGTCTTGTAAACTTCTTGAGCATCTCTGTTACACCGCTCAAGAAAATTACCTGAACAAAGCTGTCCAAACACATGTATGGAATGTATGCAGACAGACAAACAGAATGTCTGTGATTCCATTTCCCTCTGCACTGTGGAGCTGGATTCATGTCACCAG GTCTTATCACTTCAGGTTACTTATGCTGTGTCCAGTCCACTTGAACCCTCCGGAGACAGAGATTCTGCAAGTTCTGCTGAATGCTGATTGCTGCAATGCCTTG AGCTCAGGCCAGGAGAGCCAAGAAAGCACTTGTGAGTATTTTTGTGGTAAAGTTCTGCTTTCAGAAACATGCATCAAAGACACAGTTGATGCCTTCTGTTTTGGTCCCAGTTACTTGCAGAGGAGAGGTCTGGATCCAGACGAGTGCTGGGAGCCTCTTCTTCCATCTTCCTGGGAGACCTGGGCTGCACCAGGATCAGATCCCCTGCCAGAAATGAACGGGGGGTGTTTTGTTTAA
- the LOC138113745 gene encoding uncharacterized protein isoform X7 produces the protein MREADAAIPHSRLFTGAGSDRFLRGPSRGARAGSAPYRPRRSWLRSRGGTGPALCLRYRASAGLSYRASAGRSYRASAGRSYRASAGRRFVSEAKQKLGQGVWACARPYRRRAGEARLWPKPRRHSGGGRRLNSRSKAAAPLPLWC, from the coding sequence ATGCGAGAAGCGGATGCagccattccccattcccggctGTTCACGGGCGCGGGCAGCGACCGCTTCCTGAGGGGGCCGAGCCGGGGCGCGCGGGCAGGCAGCGCCCCCTACCGGCCGCGCCGCTCCTGGCTCCGCTCTCGAGGCGGGACGGGACCCGCGCTGTGCCTCAGGTACCGGGCCAGTGCGGGCCTCAGCTACCGGGCCAGTGCGGGCCGCAGCTACCGGGCCAGTGCGGGCCGCAGCTACCGGGCCAGTGCGGGCCGCAGGTTTGTGTCCGAAGCGAAGCAAAAGCTAGGCCAAGGCGTGTGGGCGTGTGCTCGCCCGTACCGGCgcagagctggggaagcgcGGCTTTGGCCGAAGCCGCGGCGTCACAGCGGAGGCGGGAGGCGGCTGAATTCCCGGTCTAAAGCTGCAGCACCTTTGCCATTGTGGTGCTGA
- the LOC138113745 gene encoding uncharacterized protein isoform X3: MERQAKETLLRFPYIPKKEARTVAWSNLKFISHLYLQSCKLLEHLCYTAQENYLNKAVQTHVWNVCRQTNRMSVIPFPSALWSWIHVTRSYHFRLLMLCPVHLNPPETEILQVLLNADCCNALLLAEERSGSRRVLGASSSIFLGDLGCTRIRSPARNERGVFCLKWEADSVEPIYLNKPAGCPLAISDVNLYGIVKLYLF; the protein is encoded by the exons ATGGAAAGACAAGCCAAGGAGACCTTGCTCAG gtTTCCTTACATTCCAAAAAAAGAGGCCAGAACAGTAGCTTGGAGTAATTTGAAGTTTATCTCCCACTTATACCTTCAGTCTTGTAAACTTCTTGAGCATCTCTGTTACACCGCTCAAGAAAATTACCTGAACAAAGCTGTCCAAACACATGTATGGAATGTATGCAGACAGACAAACAGAATGTCTGTGATTCCATTTCCCTCTGCACTGTGGAGCTGGATTCATGTCACCAG GTCTTATCACTTCAGGTTACTTATGCTGTGTCCAGTCCACTTGAACCCTCCGGAGACAGAGATTCTGCAAGTTCTGCTGAATGCTGATTGCTGCAATGCCTTG TTACTTGCAGAGGAGAGGTCTGGATCCAGACGAGTGCTGGGAGCCTCTTCTTCCATCTTCCTGGGAGACCTGGGCTGCACCAGGATCAGATCCCCTGCCAGAAATGAACGGGGGGTGTTTTGTTTAAAGTGGGAAGCTGATAGTGTTGAACCTATCTATTTGAATAAACCAGCTGGCTGTCCTCTTGCCATCTCTGATGTAAATCTATATGGTATTGTgaaactttatttattttaa
- the LOC138113745 gene encoding uncharacterized protein isoform X4, whose translation MERQAKETLLRFPYIPKKEARTVAWSNLKFISHLYLQSCKLLEHLCYTAQENYLNKAVQTHVWNVCRQTNRMSVIPFPSALWSWIHVTRLLMLCPVHLNPPETEILQVLLNADCCNALSSGQESQESTCEYFCGKVLLSETCIKDTVDAFCFGPSYLQRRGLDPDECWEPLLPSSWETWAAPGSDPLPEMNGGCFV comes from the exons ATGGAAAGACAAGCCAAGGAGACCTTGCTCAG gtTTCCTTACATTCCAAAAAAAGAGGCCAGAACAGTAGCTTGGAGTAATTTGAAGTTTATCTCCCACTTATACCTTCAGTCTTGTAAACTTCTTGAGCATCTCTGTTACACCGCTCAAGAAAATTACCTGAACAAAGCTGTCCAAACACATGTATGGAATGTATGCAGACAGACAAACAGAATGTCTGTGATTCCATTTCCCTCTGCACTGTGGAGCTGGATTCATGTCACCAG GTTACTTATGCTGTGTCCAGTCCACTTGAACCCTCCGGAGACAGAGATTCTGCAAGTTCTGCTGAATGCTGATTGCTGCAATGCCTTG AGCTCAGGCCAGGAGAGCCAAGAAAGCACTTGTGAGTATTTTTGTGGTAAAGTTCTGCTTTCAGAAACATGCATCAAAGACACAGTTGATGCCTTCTGTTTTGGTCCCAGTTACTTGCAGAGGAGAGGTCTGGATCCAGACGAGTGCTGGGAGCCTCTTCTTCCATCTTCCTGGGAGACCTGGGCTGCACCAGGATCAGATCCCCTGCCAGAAATGAACGGGGGGTGTTTTGTTTAA